A single Larimichthys crocea isolate SSNF chromosome VIII, L_crocea_2.0, whole genome shotgun sequence DNA region contains:
- the kif28 gene encoding kinesin-like protein KIF28P codes for MKAKASDMHSKDCVKVAVRVRPFNKRERDAGSRCIVSMVSNSITIQDPRDSQNRRLFCFDYAYWSHSGFVRDRRGLFVPEEPGGRYADQDSVFQDLGEGILENALQGYNATLLAYGQTGSGKSYSMVGYGPNKGLVPKLCERLFEDIRENQETRQCQVFFSMLEIYNEQVVDLLSRASRTPGGLRVREEQQRGFYVESLRTVPCESASQVAQLMEQGTRTRTTAATHMNANSSRSHMLIILQLKQIFSKESITKQSNINLVDLAGSERQRSSGSEADRLKEGTAINLSLTTLGNVISSLADAAVGRKVVHIPYRDSVLTKLLQSALGGNSRTVMIATLSPADICYEESLSTLRYAERAKRIQNRAVVNESPTERLVKELKAENARLLQRLSRLGQEGRRANDETKELRQLLTHNELQIRAIQTLWEQHLQEALKDWEQQYANITQERRMMQMHPYILNINEDAQLSGVVKLFIQEGEWDIGLCDSSPRSISIKGLGIQDRHAVFRNEQRRVTLTPLAGSKVIVNGSVVHQATELQHLDRLILGSNCTYLFIGYPSERGGDDWSRYDYDYFQSELAAAEGIHLGESNAGSSQTDPSLLAVFYDYVKLMPMMAEANQMSQELNKGVEFKLEIKNLALSDSKGHDLQKEIVVRVTAVGKKQVWIWSKAKFVNRKFLMEEVYQQHQAEKSTDNRVEGLSTAALPRDKDPFWDPVEPLLLGTAHLWLQSLAFRIPLEEQLEVLGSEGTEEAILQAQLVPCTSTGLPLGEDDILIDPSELLGRRLDFQLVLEQCCGLSWVREVRNRGVQIGFRLFDCQPLYTPAVWHNVNPLLDHRVHFASLQTSQRLLDYLQSSAVVLELWGLQEGCTDLISSLEEVRMTTEGVFVIEEAGPADTAPVDSAELSCSVRALQQDLEELKSVNASLRKENHSLKEQLNTARNGGESVRGRSVRPSCDAEFARSLKVFYHSMTSVRGQLQRLRRHRPSEDSDLLGLRLFVDEQSRLLRDFSEQLEQSVSTLKQDVAAIVRRKRERSGIWS; via the exons ATGAAGGCTAAAGCCTCAGACATGCACAGCAAGGACTGTGTCAAAGTGGCCGTCAGAGTCCGACCGTTCAACAAG agagagagggatgcaGGCAGCCGCTGTATTGTCTCCATGGTGTCGAACTCCATCACCATCCAGGACCCGCGTGACTCCCAGAACCGTCGTTTGTTCTGTTTCGACTATGCCTACTGGTCCCACAGTGGCTTTGTACGAGACCGCAGGGGCCTCTTCGTTCCTGAAGAGCCCGGTGGACGATACGCTGACCAG GACAGTGTGTTCCAGGACCTGGGAGAGGGAATACTGGAGAACGCTCTGCAG GGTTACAATGCCACCCTGTTGGCCTACGGGCAGACTGGCTCAGGGAAGAGTTACTCAATGGTGGGCTATGGGCCTAACAAAGGCCTGGTTCCTAAACTCTGTGAGCGATTGTTTGAGGATATCAGAGAAAACCAAGAGACCAGACAGTGTCag GTCTTTTTCAGTATGTTGGAAATCTATAATGAGCAG GTGGTTGACCTGTTGTCTCGGGCGTCTCGTACTCCGGGGGGcctcagagtcagagaggagcAGCAAAGAGGCTTTTACGTGGAGAGTCTCCGAACAGTCCCATGTGAGAGTGCATCACAG gtGGCGCAGTTGATGGAACAGGGCACCAGGACCCGAACTACAGCTGCCACTCACATGAACGCCAATAGCAGTCGCTCGCACATGCTTATTATCCTCCAGCTCAAACAG atCTTTTCCAAAGAGAGCATCACCAAGCAGTCCAACATTAACCTGGTGGACTTGGCTGGCAGTGAGCGTCAGCGGTCATCGGGTTCAGAGGCTGACAGACTCAAAGAGGGCACAGCAATCAACCTGAGCCTAACCACCCTGGGCAATGTTATCAG CTCCCTTGCTGATGCGGCGGTAGGGAGGAAGGTTGTTCATATACCCTACAGAGACTCAGTTCTCACCAAGCTGCTGCAGTCTGCGCTGGGAGGAAACAGTCGCACTGTTATG atTGCCACACTGAGCCCTGCTGATATCTGCTACGAGGAGTCCCTCTCAACCCTGCGCTATGCTGAGAG GGCAAAGCGAATCCAGAACCGAGCTGTGGTGAACGAGAGCCCCACTGAGCGTCTGGTCAAAGAGCTCAAAGCAGAGAACGCCAGGCTGCTGCAGAGACTGAGCCGGCTTGGCCAGGAGGGACGCAGAGCCAATGACGAGACCA aGGAGCTTCGTCAGCTGCTGACCCACAATGAGCTCCAGATCAGAGCCATTCAGACTCTGTGGGAACAACACCTGCAGGAGGCTCTGAAGGACTGGGAGCAACAGTACGCCAACatcacacag gagaggaggatgatgcAGATGCATCCTTACATCCTGAACATCAACGAGGACGCCCAGCTGTCGGGGGTGGTCAAGCTTTTCATTCAGGAGG GAGAATGGGACATCGGCCTGTGTGACTCTTCACCAAGATCAATCTCTATCAAAGGCTTggg gatcCAGGACCGTCATGCTGTGTTCAGGAACGAACAACGCCGGGTAACATTGACCCCGCTggcagggtcaaaggtcattgtTAACGGCAGTGTTGTTCACCAGGCAACTGAGCTGCAGCACCTG GACCGTCTCATCCTCGGTTCAAACTGTACTTATCTGTTCATTGGTTATCCATCTGAGAGAGGCGGGGATGACTGGAGCCGCTATGACTACGATTACTTTCAGTCTGaacttgctgctgctgagggcATCCACCTCG GTGAGTCCAATGCTGGGTCTAGTCAGACAGACCCCAGCCTGCTGGCTGTCTTCTATGACTACGTCAAACTGATGCCCATGATGGCTGAGGCCAACCAGATGAGCCAGGAACTGAACAAG GGGGTGGAATTTAAATTGGAGATAAAAAATCTGGCACTGTCAGATTCAAAAGGTCATGATCTGCAGAAGGAGATTGTTGTCAGGGTCACAgctgtgggaaaaaaacag GTGTGGATTTGGTCCAAGGCCAAGTTTGTGAACCGTAAATTCCTGATGGAAGAAGTGTACCAGCAGCATCAGGCTGAGAAGAGCACAGACAAT AGAGTAGAGGGGCTGTCTACAGCTGCATTACCCAGAGATAAAGACCCGTTCTGGGATCCCGTGGAGCCTCTGCTCCTGGGAACTGCTCACCTCTGGCTTCAGTCTTTGGCCTTTCGCATCCCTCTGGAAGAGCAACtagag gttCTGGGGTCAGAGGGCACAGAGGAGGCCATTCTACAAGCACAGCTGGTCCCCTGCACCTCCACGGGact CCCTCTGGGTGAGGATGACATTCTGATTGACCCGTCTGAGTTACTGGGACGACGACTGGACTTCCAGCTGGTCCTGGAACAGTGTTGTGGCCTCAGCTGGGTCAGAGAGGTCCGCAATAGAGGGGTCCAAATTGG TTTCAGATTGTTTGACTGCCAGCCTCTGTACACTCCAGCTGTATGGCACAACGTTAATCCTCTGTTGGATCACAGAGTTCACTTTGCCTCCCTTCAAACCTCCCAGCGTCTCCTTGACTACCTGCAGAGCAGTGCTGTAGTGCTGGAGCTGTGGGGCCTTCAAG AGGGTTGCACTGACCTGATATCATCTCTGGAGGAAGTGAGGATGACTACAGAGGGCGTCTTTGTCATCGAGGAGGCGGGCCCAGCAGACACTGCA cctGTAGACTCTGCAGAGCTCAGCTGTTCAGTGAGAGCTCTTCAACAGGACCTGGAGGAACTGAAGAGTGTCAATGCTTcactgagaaaagaaaatcatagTCTGAAAGAACAACTCAACACAGCCAGGAACG GTGGGGAGAGTGTTCGTGGTCGATCAGTGCGTCCCAGCTGTGATGCAGAGTTTGCTCGTTCTCTCAAGGTTTTCTACCACAGCATGACCTCAGTCAGGGGGCAGCTGCAGCGCCTGCGCAGACACAGGCCCAGT GAGGACTCCGACCTGCTGGGGCTCAGGCTGTTTGTGGATGAGCAGAGTCGTCTGCTGAGGGACTTCtcagagcagctggaacagagCGTCTCCACACTCAAACAAGACGTGGCTGCCATTGTTCGCCGGAAACGAGAACGATCGGGAATCTGGTCTTGA